Proteins encoded within one genomic window of Camelina sativa cultivar DH55 chromosome 19, Cs, whole genome shotgun sequence:
- the LOC104766311 gene encoding serine/arginine repetitive matrix protein 2-like isoform X1: MASDRGSAAAAGKPFWMKHAEDAKIKDEGEKDAAAKAAFEATFRGVDQTTHLIEAVAPSSVVHQESDSDSDDDESDYLSRKPIGPVDPSKSTASGAGVGGGTACVPCTFVVVTKDSDGRKVPNGGALIRVKVSPGVGVGGTDQQGVVKDVGDGSYAVTYVVPKRGNYMVNIECNGSAIMGSPFPVFFSQGSSSTGLMGSAPASYSNLINQTMPNMPNYTGSVSGAFPGLLGMVPGISSGPSGGAILPGVGASLGEVCREYLNGRCVNTTMCKLNHPPQNLLMTAIAATTSMGNLSQVPMAPSAAAMAAAQAIVAAQALQAHASQMQAQAQSNKGSLASDLGSPEKGEKGDSLKKFLQVSNLSPSLTTEQLRQLFSFCGTVVDCSITDSKNLAYIEYSNSEEATAALALNNTEVFGRPLNVEIAKSLPQKPSSNNSSSSLPMMMQQAVAMQQMQFQQAILMQQAVATQQAANRAATMKSATELAAARAAEISRKLRPDGVGNDEKEAHHKSRSPSNSPARSRSKSKSPISYRRRRRSPSYSPPFRRPRSHRSRSPLRYHRRSTYEGRRRPYRDSRDISESRRYGRSDEHHSSSLRRSRSVSPKKRKSGKEDSELSRHGRDSSSRRDKKSSRAVSRSPRRRKEENKLKRRTRSRSRSAEDSAEMKDEARDEELKHHKKRSRSRSREGRSKTRDASRNSDETKQKHRGRTRSRSLENDNGSHENVDVAQDDDDLNLRPSRRRSKSLDENYDMKERRGRSRSRSRSRSLETKNRSVGKSKLDEDRNTGSRRRRSRSKSVEDKRSYNKESRSRDKKSKRRSGRRSRSPSTEGKKGRDIRSSPGYSDEKKSRRKRHSRSRSIEKKNSSREKRSKRHERLRSSSPVSSEEDHKIKKRHSGSKSVNEKPHSDDEKVDDGDANSDSSPLERNSEVLLSTLDSMSSQDVEKSKENQPSSSSVEIWNANDDEKIKMEEKRMILES, translated from the exons atggCTTCAGATCGTGGTTCAGCCGCTGCTGCTGGTAAGCCCTTTTGGATGAAACATGCGGAAGATGCGAAAATTAAAGACGAAGGTGAGAAAGACGCTGCGGCAAAAGCAGCCTTTGAAGCTACATTCAGAGGTGTAGACCAAACCACACATTTGATTGAAGCTGTTGCACCGTCTTCTGTGGTACATCAGGAATCTGATAGTGATtcggatgatgatgaatctgatTACTTGTCCAGGAAACCAATTGGTCCTGTGGATCCTAGCAAGTCCACAGCTTCTGGTGCTGGGGTTGGTGGTGGAACGGCTTGTGTGCCTTGTACATTTGTTGTTGTCACAAAGGATTCAGATGGAAGGAAGGTTCCTAATGGTGGAGCTTTGATTAGAGTTAAAGTGTCTcctggtgttggtgttggtggtACTGATCAACAAGGAGTGGTTAAAGATGTTGGAGATGGGAGTTATGCTGTTACTTATGTTGTCCCTAAGAGAGGAAACTATATGGTTAACATTGAATGCAATGGGAGTGCCATCATGGGAAGTCCCTTTCCTGTCTTCTTTAGCCAAG GGTCTTCTTCGACTGGACTGATGGGTTCTGCTCCAGCTTCATACTCGAATCTTATAAATCAAACCATGCCAAACATGCCGAATTACACAGGTTCTGTTTCGGGTGCTTTCCCGGGGTTGTTGGGAATGGTTCCAGGCATTTCCTCTGGTCCTTCAGGTGGTGCTATTTTGCCTGGAGTTGGAGCTTCCCTTGGGGAAGTCTGTCGGGAATATCTTAATGGTAGATGTGTGAACACTACTATGTGCAAGTTAAACCACCCTCCTCAGAATTTGCTGATGACTGCTATAGCTGCAACGACAAGTATGGGTAACCTAAGTCAGGTGCCTATGGCTCCTTCTGCTGCAGCGATGGCTGCTGCGCAGGCCATTGTTGCCGCACAAGCCCTTCAAGCTCATGCTTCTCAGATGCAAGCACAGGCTCAATCAAACAAGGGATCTTTAG CTTCTGATTTAGGTTCTccagaaaaaggagagaagggGGATTCATTGAAGAAATTTCTCCAAGTTAGCAACCTAAGTCCATCGCTTACAACTGAACAACTTAGGCAGCTATTTAGCTTCTGTGGCACAGTAGTTGACTGTAGTATAACTGATTCAAAGAACCTTGCCTACATAGAATACTCAAATTCGGAAGAAGCAACAGCTGCTTTGGCATTAAACAATACGGAAGTCTTTGGTAGACCATTGAATGTTGAGATTGCAAAATCACTTCCTCAGAAACCATCTTCAAATAATTCTTCGTCCTCACTACCAATGATGATGCAACAGGCCGTCGCGATGCAGCAGATGCAATTTCAACAGGCTATACTAATGCAACAAGCCGTGGCCACTCAGCAGGCAGCAAATAGAGCTGCCACCATGAAGTCTGCCACCGAGCTTGCAGCAGCTAGAGCTGCAGAGATAAGTAGGAAACTGAGACCTGATGGAGTTggaaatgatgaaaaagaagCTCATCATAAGTCTAG GTCGCCATCTAACTCTCCTGCGAGGTCGAGATCAAAGTCAAAATCACCAATTAGTTACAGGCGAAGGCGGAGATCTCCGTCCTATTCACCACCGTTTCGTCGTCCAAGAAGTCATAGATCGAGATCACCATTAAGGTATCACCGGCGATCAACTTATGAGGGGAGAAGGCGGCCATATAGAGATTCTAGGGATATTTCTGAAAGTAGGAGATACGGTAGATCAGATGAACACCATTCTTCCAGTTTAAGGAGAAGTAGGAGTGTAAGtcccaaaaagagaaaatctgGAAAAGAAGATTCAGAGCTGTCAAGACATGGGCGCGATAGCTCATCACGTAGAGATAAGAAATCATCTCGTGCTGTTTCACGATCACCGAGGCGACGtaaggaagaaaacaaactaaaacgtAGAACACGTTCAAGATCTAGATCGGCGGAAGATTCCGCAGAGATGAAGGATGAGGCTAGAGATGAGGAATTGAAACATCACAAAAAGCGGTCGAGGTCAAGATCTCGTGAAGGTAGGAGTAAAACCAGAGACGCATCTCGAAATTCTGATGAAACTAAACAGAAACACAGAGGGAGGACTAGGTCCAGATCATTGGAAAATGACAATGGTTCTCATGAGAATGTTGATGTTGCTCAAGACGATGATGATCTGAATCTCCGCCCCAGTAGGCGCAGGTCAAAATCTTTAGATGAGAACTATGATATGAAAGAGAGGAGGGGAAGGTCCAGGTCCAGGTCCAGGTCTAGATCATTGGAAACGAAAAACAGGTCTGTTGGGAAAAGTAAGCTGGATGAAGACAGAAACACAGGATCACGTCGAAGGAGGTCCAGGTCGAAATCAGTGGAAGATAAGCGAAGTTATAACAAGGAGAGTCGGAGCAGGGACAAAAAGTCCAAGCGTCGGAGTGGAAGACGGTCGAGGTCACCATCAACTGAGGGTAAGAAAGGGAGAGATATTAGGTCATCCCCAGGATATtctgatgaaaaaaaatcaagacgtAAGCGCCACTCCAGGTCAAGATCAATAGAGAAAAAGAACAGTTCAAGAGAAAAAAGGTCAAAACGTCATGAAAGATTGCGGTCATCATCTCCTGTTAGTTCAGAAGAAGATCATAAGATCAAGAAAAGACACTCTGGATCAAAATCTGTGAATGAGAAACCCCACTCAGATGATGAGAAAGTTGACGATGGAGATGCAAATTCAG ATTCTAGTCCGCTGGAAAGGAACAGTGAAGTTCTTTTATCGACACTGGATTCGATGTCATCTCAG GATGTGGAGAAGTCAAAAGAGAATCAACCATCTAGCAGCTCAGTGGAAATATGGAATGCGAATGATGATGAGAAAATTAAG
- the LOC104766311 gene encoding serine/arginine repetitive matrix protein 2-like isoform X2 → MASDRGSAAAAGKPFWMKHAEDAKIKDEGEKDAAAKAAFEATFRGVDQTTHLIEAVAPSSVVHQESDSDSDDDESDYLSRKPIGPVDPSKSTASGAGVGGGTACVPCTFVVVTKDSDGRKVPNGGALIRVKVSPGVGVGGTDQQGVVKDVGDGSYAVTYVVPKRGNYMVNIECNGSAIMGSPFPVFFSQGSSSTGLMGSAPASYSNLINQTMPNMPNYTGSVSGAFPGLLGMVPGISSGPSGGAILPGVGASLGEVCREYLNGRCVNTTMCKLNHPPQNLLMTAIAATTSMGNLSQVPMAPSAAAMAAAQAIVAAQALQAHASQMQAQAQSNKGSLGSPEKGEKGDSLKKFLQVSNLSPSLTTEQLRQLFSFCGTVVDCSITDSKNLAYIEYSNSEEATAALALNNTEVFGRPLNVEIAKSLPQKPSSNNSSSSLPMMMQQAVAMQQMQFQQAILMQQAVATQQAANRAATMKSATELAAARAAEISRKLRPDGVGNDEKEAHHKSRSPSNSPARSRSKSKSPISYRRRRRSPSYSPPFRRPRSHRSRSPLRYHRRSTYEGRRRPYRDSRDISESRRYGRSDEHHSSSLRRSRSVSPKKRKSGKEDSELSRHGRDSSSRRDKKSSRAVSRSPRRRKEENKLKRRTRSRSRSAEDSAEMKDEARDEELKHHKKRSRSRSREGRSKTRDASRNSDETKQKHRGRTRSRSLENDNGSHENVDVAQDDDDLNLRPSRRRSKSLDENYDMKERRGRSRSRSRSRSLETKNRSVGKSKLDEDRNTGSRRRRSRSKSVEDKRSYNKESRSRDKKSKRRSGRRSRSPSTEGKKGRDIRSSPGYSDEKKSRRKRHSRSRSIEKKNSSREKRSKRHERLRSSSPVSSEEDHKIKKRHSGSKSVNEKPHSDDEKVDDGDANSDSSPLERNSEVLLSTLDSMSSQDVEKSKENQPSSSSVEIWNANDDEKIKMEEKRMILES, encoded by the exons atggCTTCAGATCGTGGTTCAGCCGCTGCTGCTGGTAAGCCCTTTTGGATGAAACATGCGGAAGATGCGAAAATTAAAGACGAAGGTGAGAAAGACGCTGCGGCAAAAGCAGCCTTTGAAGCTACATTCAGAGGTGTAGACCAAACCACACATTTGATTGAAGCTGTTGCACCGTCTTCTGTGGTACATCAGGAATCTGATAGTGATtcggatgatgatgaatctgatTACTTGTCCAGGAAACCAATTGGTCCTGTGGATCCTAGCAAGTCCACAGCTTCTGGTGCTGGGGTTGGTGGTGGAACGGCTTGTGTGCCTTGTACATTTGTTGTTGTCACAAAGGATTCAGATGGAAGGAAGGTTCCTAATGGTGGAGCTTTGATTAGAGTTAAAGTGTCTcctggtgttggtgttggtggtACTGATCAACAAGGAGTGGTTAAAGATGTTGGAGATGGGAGTTATGCTGTTACTTATGTTGTCCCTAAGAGAGGAAACTATATGGTTAACATTGAATGCAATGGGAGTGCCATCATGGGAAGTCCCTTTCCTGTCTTCTTTAGCCAAG GGTCTTCTTCGACTGGACTGATGGGTTCTGCTCCAGCTTCATACTCGAATCTTATAAATCAAACCATGCCAAACATGCCGAATTACACAGGTTCTGTTTCGGGTGCTTTCCCGGGGTTGTTGGGAATGGTTCCAGGCATTTCCTCTGGTCCTTCAGGTGGTGCTATTTTGCCTGGAGTTGGAGCTTCCCTTGGGGAAGTCTGTCGGGAATATCTTAATGGTAGATGTGTGAACACTACTATGTGCAAGTTAAACCACCCTCCTCAGAATTTGCTGATGACTGCTATAGCTGCAACGACAAGTATGGGTAACCTAAGTCAGGTGCCTATGGCTCCTTCTGCTGCAGCGATGGCTGCTGCGCAGGCCATTGTTGCCGCACAAGCCCTTCAAGCTCATGCTTCTCAGATGCAAGCACAGGCTCAATCAAACAAGGGATCTTTAG GTTCTccagaaaaaggagagaagggGGATTCATTGAAGAAATTTCTCCAAGTTAGCAACCTAAGTCCATCGCTTACAACTGAACAACTTAGGCAGCTATTTAGCTTCTGTGGCACAGTAGTTGACTGTAGTATAACTGATTCAAAGAACCTTGCCTACATAGAATACTCAAATTCGGAAGAAGCAACAGCTGCTTTGGCATTAAACAATACGGAAGTCTTTGGTAGACCATTGAATGTTGAGATTGCAAAATCACTTCCTCAGAAACCATCTTCAAATAATTCTTCGTCCTCACTACCAATGATGATGCAACAGGCCGTCGCGATGCAGCAGATGCAATTTCAACAGGCTATACTAATGCAACAAGCCGTGGCCACTCAGCAGGCAGCAAATAGAGCTGCCACCATGAAGTCTGCCACCGAGCTTGCAGCAGCTAGAGCTGCAGAGATAAGTAGGAAACTGAGACCTGATGGAGTTggaaatgatgaaaaagaagCTCATCATAAGTCTAG GTCGCCATCTAACTCTCCTGCGAGGTCGAGATCAAAGTCAAAATCACCAATTAGTTACAGGCGAAGGCGGAGATCTCCGTCCTATTCACCACCGTTTCGTCGTCCAAGAAGTCATAGATCGAGATCACCATTAAGGTATCACCGGCGATCAACTTATGAGGGGAGAAGGCGGCCATATAGAGATTCTAGGGATATTTCTGAAAGTAGGAGATACGGTAGATCAGATGAACACCATTCTTCCAGTTTAAGGAGAAGTAGGAGTGTAAGtcccaaaaagagaaaatctgGAAAAGAAGATTCAGAGCTGTCAAGACATGGGCGCGATAGCTCATCACGTAGAGATAAGAAATCATCTCGTGCTGTTTCACGATCACCGAGGCGACGtaaggaagaaaacaaactaaaacgtAGAACACGTTCAAGATCTAGATCGGCGGAAGATTCCGCAGAGATGAAGGATGAGGCTAGAGATGAGGAATTGAAACATCACAAAAAGCGGTCGAGGTCAAGATCTCGTGAAGGTAGGAGTAAAACCAGAGACGCATCTCGAAATTCTGATGAAACTAAACAGAAACACAGAGGGAGGACTAGGTCCAGATCATTGGAAAATGACAATGGTTCTCATGAGAATGTTGATGTTGCTCAAGACGATGATGATCTGAATCTCCGCCCCAGTAGGCGCAGGTCAAAATCTTTAGATGAGAACTATGATATGAAAGAGAGGAGGGGAAGGTCCAGGTCCAGGTCCAGGTCTAGATCATTGGAAACGAAAAACAGGTCTGTTGGGAAAAGTAAGCTGGATGAAGACAGAAACACAGGATCACGTCGAAGGAGGTCCAGGTCGAAATCAGTGGAAGATAAGCGAAGTTATAACAAGGAGAGTCGGAGCAGGGACAAAAAGTCCAAGCGTCGGAGTGGAAGACGGTCGAGGTCACCATCAACTGAGGGTAAGAAAGGGAGAGATATTAGGTCATCCCCAGGATATtctgatgaaaaaaaatcaagacgtAAGCGCCACTCCAGGTCAAGATCAATAGAGAAAAAGAACAGTTCAAGAGAAAAAAGGTCAAAACGTCATGAAAGATTGCGGTCATCATCTCCTGTTAGTTCAGAAGAAGATCATAAGATCAAGAAAAGACACTCTGGATCAAAATCTGTGAATGAGAAACCCCACTCAGATGATGAGAAAGTTGACGATGGAGATGCAAATTCAG ATTCTAGTCCGCTGGAAAGGAACAGTGAAGTTCTTTTATCGACACTGGATTCGATGTCATCTCAG GATGTGGAGAAGTCAAAAGAGAATCAACCATCTAGCAGCTCAGTGGAAATATGGAATGCGAATGATGATGAGAAAATTAAG
- the LOC104766311 gene encoding serine/arginine repetitive matrix protein 2-like isoform X3, with product MASDRGSAAAAGKPFWMKHAEDAKIKDEGEKDAAAKAAFEATFRGVDQTTHLIEAVAPSSVVHQESDSDSDDDESDYLSRKPIGPVDPSKSTASGAGVGGGTACVPCTFVVVTKDSDGRKVPNGGALIRVKVSPGVGVGGTDQQGVVKDVGDGSYAVTYVVPKRGNYMVNIECNGSAIMGSPFPVFFSQGSSSTGLMGSAPASYSNLINQTMPNMPNYTGSVSGAFPGLLGMVPGISSGPSGGAILPGVGASLGEVCREYLNGRCVNTTMCKLNHPPQNLLMTAIAATTSMGNLSQVPMAPSAAAMAAAQAIVAAQALQAHASQMQAQAQSNKGSLEKGEKGDSLKKFLQVSNLSPSLTTEQLRQLFSFCGTVVDCSITDSKNLAYIEYSNSEEATAALALNNTEVFGRPLNVEIAKSLPQKPSSNNSSSSLPMMMQQAVAMQQMQFQQAILMQQAVATQQAANRAATMKSATELAAARAAEISRKLRPDGVGNDEKEAHHKSRSPSNSPARSRSKSKSPISYRRRRRSPSYSPPFRRPRSHRSRSPLRYHRRSTYEGRRRPYRDSRDISESRRYGRSDEHHSSSLRRSRSVSPKKRKSGKEDSELSRHGRDSSSRRDKKSSRAVSRSPRRRKEENKLKRRTRSRSRSAEDSAEMKDEARDEELKHHKKRSRSRSREGRSKTRDASRNSDETKQKHRGRTRSRSLENDNGSHENVDVAQDDDDLNLRPSRRRSKSLDENYDMKERRGRSRSRSRSRSLETKNRSVGKSKLDEDRNTGSRRRRSRSKSVEDKRSYNKESRSRDKKSKRRSGRRSRSPSTEGKKGRDIRSSPGYSDEKKSRRKRHSRSRSIEKKNSSREKRSKRHERLRSSSPVSSEEDHKIKKRHSGSKSVNEKPHSDDEKVDDGDANSDSSPLERNSEVLLSTLDSMSSQDVEKSKENQPSSSSVEIWNANDDEKIKMEEKRMILES from the exons atggCTTCAGATCGTGGTTCAGCCGCTGCTGCTGGTAAGCCCTTTTGGATGAAACATGCGGAAGATGCGAAAATTAAAGACGAAGGTGAGAAAGACGCTGCGGCAAAAGCAGCCTTTGAAGCTACATTCAGAGGTGTAGACCAAACCACACATTTGATTGAAGCTGTTGCACCGTCTTCTGTGGTACATCAGGAATCTGATAGTGATtcggatgatgatgaatctgatTACTTGTCCAGGAAACCAATTGGTCCTGTGGATCCTAGCAAGTCCACAGCTTCTGGTGCTGGGGTTGGTGGTGGAACGGCTTGTGTGCCTTGTACATTTGTTGTTGTCACAAAGGATTCAGATGGAAGGAAGGTTCCTAATGGTGGAGCTTTGATTAGAGTTAAAGTGTCTcctggtgttggtgttggtggtACTGATCAACAAGGAGTGGTTAAAGATGTTGGAGATGGGAGTTATGCTGTTACTTATGTTGTCCCTAAGAGAGGAAACTATATGGTTAACATTGAATGCAATGGGAGTGCCATCATGGGAAGTCCCTTTCCTGTCTTCTTTAGCCAAG GGTCTTCTTCGACTGGACTGATGGGTTCTGCTCCAGCTTCATACTCGAATCTTATAAATCAAACCATGCCAAACATGCCGAATTACACAGGTTCTGTTTCGGGTGCTTTCCCGGGGTTGTTGGGAATGGTTCCAGGCATTTCCTCTGGTCCTTCAGGTGGTGCTATTTTGCCTGGAGTTGGAGCTTCCCTTGGGGAAGTCTGTCGGGAATATCTTAATGGTAGATGTGTGAACACTACTATGTGCAAGTTAAACCACCCTCCTCAGAATTTGCTGATGACTGCTATAGCTGCAACGACAAGTATGGGTAACCTAAGTCAGGTGCCTATGGCTCCTTCTGCTGCAGCGATGGCTGCTGCGCAGGCCATTGTTGCCGCACAAGCCCTTCAAGCTCATGCTTCTCAGATGCAAGCACAGGCTCAATCAAACAAGGGATCTTTAG aaaaaggagagaagggGGATTCATTGAAGAAATTTCTCCAAGTTAGCAACCTAAGTCCATCGCTTACAACTGAACAACTTAGGCAGCTATTTAGCTTCTGTGGCACAGTAGTTGACTGTAGTATAACTGATTCAAAGAACCTTGCCTACATAGAATACTCAAATTCGGAAGAAGCAACAGCTGCTTTGGCATTAAACAATACGGAAGTCTTTGGTAGACCATTGAATGTTGAGATTGCAAAATCACTTCCTCAGAAACCATCTTCAAATAATTCTTCGTCCTCACTACCAATGATGATGCAACAGGCCGTCGCGATGCAGCAGATGCAATTTCAACAGGCTATACTAATGCAACAAGCCGTGGCCACTCAGCAGGCAGCAAATAGAGCTGCCACCATGAAGTCTGCCACCGAGCTTGCAGCAGCTAGAGCTGCAGAGATAAGTAGGAAACTGAGACCTGATGGAGTTggaaatgatgaaaaagaagCTCATCATAAGTCTAG GTCGCCATCTAACTCTCCTGCGAGGTCGAGATCAAAGTCAAAATCACCAATTAGTTACAGGCGAAGGCGGAGATCTCCGTCCTATTCACCACCGTTTCGTCGTCCAAGAAGTCATAGATCGAGATCACCATTAAGGTATCACCGGCGATCAACTTATGAGGGGAGAAGGCGGCCATATAGAGATTCTAGGGATATTTCTGAAAGTAGGAGATACGGTAGATCAGATGAACACCATTCTTCCAGTTTAAGGAGAAGTAGGAGTGTAAGtcccaaaaagagaaaatctgGAAAAGAAGATTCAGAGCTGTCAAGACATGGGCGCGATAGCTCATCACGTAGAGATAAGAAATCATCTCGTGCTGTTTCACGATCACCGAGGCGACGtaaggaagaaaacaaactaaaacgtAGAACACGTTCAAGATCTAGATCGGCGGAAGATTCCGCAGAGATGAAGGATGAGGCTAGAGATGAGGAATTGAAACATCACAAAAAGCGGTCGAGGTCAAGATCTCGTGAAGGTAGGAGTAAAACCAGAGACGCATCTCGAAATTCTGATGAAACTAAACAGAAACACAGAGGGAGGACTAGGTCCAGATCATTGGAAAATGACAATGGTTCTCATGAGAATGTTGATGTTGCTCAAGACGATGATGATCTGAATCTCCGCCCCAGTAGGCGCAGGTCAAAATCTTTAGATGAGAACTATGATATGAAAGAGAGGAGGGGAAGGTCCAGGTCCAGGTCCAGGTCTAGATCATTGGAAACGAAAAACAGGTCTGTTGGGAAAAGTAAGCTGGATGAAGACAGAAACACAGGATCACGTCGAAGGAGGTCCAGGTCGAAATCAGTGGAAGATAAGCGAAGTTATAACAAGGAGAGTCGGAGCAGGGACAAAAAGTCCAAGCGTCGGAGTGGAAGACGGTCGAGGTCACCATCAACTGAGGGTAAGAAAGGGAGAGATATTAGGTCATCCCCAGGATATtctgatgaaaaaaaatcaagacgtAAGCGCCACTCCAGGTCAAGATCAATAGAGAAAAAGAACAGTTCAAGAGAAAAAAGGTCAAAACGTCATGAAAGATTGCGGTCATCATCTCCTGTTAGTTCAGAAGAAGATCATAAGATCAAGAAAAGACACTCTGGATCAAAATCTGTGAATGAGAAACCCCACTCAGATGATGAGAAAGTTGACGATGGAGATGCAAATTCAG ATTCTAGTCCGCTGGAAAGGAACAGTGAAGTTCTTTTATCGACACTGGATTCGATGTCATCTCAG GATGTGGAGAAGTCAAAAGAGAATCAACCATCTAGCAGCTCAGTGGAAATATGGAATGCGAATGATGATGAGAAAATTAAG
- the LOC104766312 gene encoding uncharacterized protein LOC104766312, producing MEEDTHDGSLDLRAIRRRVKELEFVHRNCRDEPGESDSETLVQDFVLQFQKNVNEIVEDYSDVDLLDVEDSDAYLEYLRKELHSVEAESAKVSEEIERLSRSHAEDSSRLERDLEGLLLSLDSMSSQDMDKSKENPPSSSSMEVCEVNDDDKFKIFELENQMEEKMMILKSLEDLDSIRKRFDAAEQVEDALTGLKVLEFDGNFIRLQLRTYIPELDGLPGQHKFEHTTEPSELIHELIIYLKDKTTEITKLEMFPNDIYIGDIIKATDSFRQVRLHSAVLDTRSSVQWVVAKVQDRIISTTLRKYIVTSSKTIRRTFEYYDKDETIVAYIAGGIDAFLKVSDGWPMLNTPLKLASLKSSDNQSKGISLSVICKVEELANSLDLQTRQNLSGCMDAIEKILVQQTREELQSNESSQK from the exons ATGGAAGAAGATACCCACGACGGATCTCTCGATCTCCGAGCGATTCGCag GCGCGTGAAAGAGCTCGAGTTCGTTCACCGGAACTGCAGAGACGAACCTGGAGAATCCGATTCCGAGACTCTGGTCCAAGATTTTGTTCTTCAGTTTCAA AAGAACGTGAATGAGATTGTTGAAGATTACAGCGATGTTGATTTATTGGATGTTGAAGATTCAG ATGCTTACTTGGAGTATTTGAGAAAGGAGCTTCATTCTGTGGAGGCTGAAAGTGCCAAAGTTTCTGAAGAGATTGAACGTCTTTCTAGGTCTCATGCTGAAG ATTCTAGTAGGCTGGAAAGGGATCTTGAAGGTCTTTTATTGTCTCTGGATTCTATGTCATCACAG GATATGGACAAGTCAAAAGAGAATCCACCATCTAGCAGCTCAATGGAAGTATGTGAAGTGAATGATGATGACAAGTTTAAG ATCTTTGAACTCGAAAATCAGATGGAGGAGAAAATGATGATTCTTAAGTCATTGGAAGATCTGGATTCTATACGTAAAAG GTTTGATGCTGCAGAACAAGTTGAGGACGCATTGACAGGCTTGAAGGTGCTCGAGTTTGATGGAAACTTTATTAGGCTCCAACTCCGAACATATATTCCAGAACTAGACGGCTTGCCTGGACAGCACAAATTTGAACACACTACTGAGCCATCTGAATTGATCCATGAATTGATAATATACCTCAAGGATAAAACTACAGAGATAACAAAATTGGAG ATGTttccaaatgatatatacataggAGACATCATCAAGGCTACTGATTCTTTCAG GCAGGTAAGGTTACACTCTGCAGTGCTAGACACAAGATCTTCAGTCCAGTGGGTTGTCGCCAAAGTGCAAGATAGAATTATTTCAACCACTTTGAGAAAATATATTGTGACGAGTTCGAAAACAATCAG GCGCACCTTCGAATACTACGACAAAGATGAAACAATAGTGGCTTATATAGCTGGAGGTATTGATGCATTTTTAAAGGTCTCTGATGGTTGGCCAATGCTGAATACCCCATTGAAGCTTGCATCTCTCAAGAGCTCGGACAATCAGTCAAAGGGAATTTCTCTGAGCGTTATCTGCAAAGTTGAG GAACTAGCGAATTCGTTGGATTTACAGACCCGGCAAAACTTATCAGGCTGCATGGATGCTATTGAGAAAATACTTGTGCAACAAACCCGTGAAGAACTCCAGTCCAATGAATCCTCCCAAAAGTGA
- the LOC104767811 gene encoding UDP-glycosyltransferase 71B8-like translates to MKFELIFVPYPVIGHLRSTVEMAKLLVERETRLSISVIILPLLSVDDISTSAYISALVATSNDRLHYEVISCEDQTTTELHVENHIPRVKRAVAKLVDGYSSLPDSPRLAGVVVDMFCTSVIDVANEFGVPCYLFYTSNVGVLALGLHVQMLYDKKVYNATETDFEDSEALLDVPTLQKNGHVASVILYQINK, encoded by the coding sequence aTGAAATTTGAGCTAATCTTCGTACCGTATCCTGTTATTGGTCATCTCAGATCAACAGTAGAGATGGCGAAGCTACTAGTGGAGCGAGAAACTCGCCTCTCTATCTCCGTTATcatccttcctcttctttcagTAGACGACATCAGTACTTCCGCTTATATCTCAGCCCTCGTCGCCACATCCAACGACCGCCTTCACTACGAAGTGATCTCTTGCGAAGATCAAACAACCACCGAGTTACATGTCGAGAACCACATCCCGAGGGTGAAACGTGCCGTTGCAAAACTCGTCGATGGCTACTCAAGTCTACCGGACTCGCCGAGGCTCGCTGGTGTAGTCGTGGACATGTTCTGTACCTCGGTGATAGACGTGGCTAACGAGTTTGGTGTTCCGTGTTACTTGTTTTACACCTCGAACGTTGGGGTTCTCGCACTTGGACTTCACGTCCAGATGTTGTACGATAAAAAGGTATACAATGCCACCGAAACTGATTTTGAGGACTCGGAAGCCTTGTTGGACGTTCcgacactacaaaaaaatgggCATGTTGCATCAGTTATTTtgtatcaaataaataaatga